The following nucleotide sequence is from Drosophila takahashii strain IR98-3 E-12201 chromosome 3L, DtakHiC1v2, whole genome shotgun sequence.
GACATGGTGAAGATGCTGAACGACATAGCGCTTATTATCAAGGGTCGAAACGTGGCCCCCGAGCCGCCGGAGCAGCTGGTGACCTATGCCAACTTCGAGCACTACGCTTTGCAGTTTCAGCAGCAGTATCACTACAATGCCAACTACTACAAGCAGGCCAATGGCTATCAATATCCGCcgcatcatcagcagcagaggcatcatcatcatcatcaccatcaacagcagcagcagcagcaaatgcaacagcagcagcagcacatcaTGCGGATCAACGCACAGATTGCCGCCCAGCTGCGGGACAAGAAGATCAACTTCCTCCTGGTCGAGGGCTTCATGATCTTCAATCAGCCTGAGCTGCTGGCGCTGTGCAACCTGAAGTACCACTTCCATCTGCCCTACGAAAAGTGCTTCGAGCGGCGCAGCAAGCGCACCTACGATCCACCCGATGTCACCGGCTACTTTGAGCTCTGCGTTTGGCCGCATTACGAGAAGAACTTCAGCGAGTATCGCGACTGCAAGGACATCACATTCCTCAACGGCGAGATGGCCAAGGAGAAGATCTTTAAGTTCGTCCTCCAGCGCATCGTTCACTACTTCGAGGAGCGCTGCGAGGtgcctgctcctgctccagtCGTCTGTCCACCGCAGCAAAAGCGATTTGGAATGCTGTACGTGGGtccgagcaacaacaacgtgATGCCCACAGCCTGTCCCATGGAGCAGTAAATGtacaataaagaaaaattgtatagtAGTAGAATGTTAAGCGGTTCGAAAATTGTTTGAATTACTTCCCCGAAAAGTACCCTCTCCAAATTTAAGGCATACTTATAAGCAAATCTTAGGGTGGTTCGATTTTTGATGTACAAATCAACGAAATTAAATCTGTTAATTAGAGAAACCATAAATTTTAGCCACCGCAAAGTCCAAAGAAAATTGCAGTATTGCTTAGAGATATTCCTTAACCCATAAACCATACCCATATTCTTTCTATAGACACACAAATCGACCCGCCCTAGAATAGAACTTTCATTAGTTAGTCTTTATTTCGTATTAAGATAGTTATTATTGGGTGACATGGTCTCTCTCTATCGCAGAGAATCTTGTAACCAGATTGTGAAATGAAGAAACTCGGTTCAGGAATTCATATTTAGCTGTGCTAACTATTACACTTGTATTGTTTACTATTTACGTCAtggaatttttgcaaaaacccCAACGAGGCATTCGGTGTGTGGGGCGTTTTTTTAATGGAGTCGAAAAGTTATTGTACTATATAAtggatatttatatatacctTGTAAATAACGTAGTGTATATTTACGAAATTTAAACCTAGCTTCTAAGACTATCACCTAAtagaattatatattttttcttgtgcgaaacaaaacacacatgtatgtatgtacgaaTAAACAGACATTTAACCGCATTTCGAACtagttaatttgtttattccgCTACAGAAGCCAATTGCCGCGATCCGTTTTAACACGGGACTCGTGGAACAGGACgaaaataatagtaataaatatataaattataaaatacattCGTTAAATATACAGGCTTGCTGTTGTCATCGCCATGGGGGTTTA
It contains:
- the LOC108059928 gene encoding nicotinamide riboside kinase 1, which produces MPQWLVIGISGVTCGGKTTLAHSLHDYFKGLSGAPLWNSPYTIGEVRLISQDDYFLPVEDKRHQRNEALNAINFELITSLDMVKMLNDIALIIKGRNVAPEPPEQLVTYANFEHYALQFQQQYHYNANYYKQANGYQYPPHHQQQRHHHHHHHQQQQQQQMQQQQQHIMRINAQIAAQLRDKKINFLLVEGFMIFNQPELLALCNLKYHFHLPYEKCFERRSKRTYDPPDVTGYFELCVWPHYEKNFSEYRDCKDITFLNGEMAKEKIFKFVLQRIVHYFEERCEVPAPAPVVCPPQQKRFGMLYVGPSNNNVMPTACPMEQ